In one Yarrowia lipolytica chromosome 1A, complete sequence genomic region, the following are encoded:
- a CDS encoding uncharacterized protein (Compare to YALI0A09702g, similar to Saccharomyces cerevisiae SGM1 (YJR134C); ancestral locus Anc_4.364, weakly similar to uniprot|P47166 Saccharomyces cerevisiae YJR134c SGM1 similarity to paramyosin myosin) — MSTEWTSYLKKAVATAESRFDQLLEETSQGSQSSQLQSPQPSSTPDLTKDVKATPSPRLSMQERLRGAVSASPRSSGELERETDSDSVSIKDDAKGAEDVDKLDTPPTDSNTSMPPESRGAKELVSESVSVVDSDLLSKIQTENATMAEQLDSLQNKVVLLAGLEAERTKNSPASAKKLAEKDKQIALLIEEGTNLSKKELTYMNTIKKLRVKVKQGETLQEGFDKIKARQDKELGTVKEKLRSKESELMSLKEEVKILKKNVSQSGKLDNPELRVELEDLKKSRDALKKENSELSNDLEEVKKSRDTLQRSRETLQASHTTLQETHDQLKNTLNTSSLSSQTLIADLKLEISRLETRVEHYRGLNEEATARNSDENTAKLLNQIENLNSQHSHSQDNWRSVELSLQGKISKLEEEVEECKSREAALMKKNKALQNDLRAEREEIANLQDELGAVNEQIFKSKRQVETLREELKECLANEKDDIPVSEPVSVPSIAKSQHAEEMEKLTLKIAALEEQLEERNMRLAARDEADMAVTSPLEAESPFGGVPTSPSDTFDRSFSYDRSFGSFERLQDVDQLTELDSRRSGTGPSIQVIGRMSSQVRKLTSEVSNLKEELVRVVGEKDEASREVVRLMTENDDLLESKIKLDAVEGRLDAMEKRESQALGMLGEKEEKINELRADIADMKELYSRQISDLVDQLVEAKK; from the coding sequence CAATTGCTTGAGGAAACGTCACAGGGCTCTCAGAGCTCCCAACTCCAAAGCCCACAGCCAAGCAGCACTCCAGATCTAACCAAAGATGTGAAAGCAACCCCCTCTCCGCGACTGAGTATGCAAGAGAGATTGAGAGGGGCCGTGAGTGcgagtccaaggagctcCGGTGAATTGGAGCGTGAGACGGACTCAGACTCTGTCAGCATCAAGGACGACGCCAAGGGAGCAGAGGACGTGGATAAACTGGATACCCCGCCAACTGATTCGAACACGTCTATGCCCCCAGAATCCAGGGGAGCTAAGGAGCTTGTATCTGAGTCTGTATCTGTTGTAGATTCGGACCTACTTTCGAAGATCCAGACCGAAAACGCGACAATGGCTGAACAGCTTGACTCGTTGCAAAACAAGGTGGTACTTCTGGCAGGACTGGAGGCTGAGCGGACCAAAAACAGCCCTGCAAGCGCCAAGAAACTCGCGGAGAAGGACAAGCAAATTGCTTTGCTTATTGAGGAGGGCACAAACCTGTCTAAGAAAGAACTTACTTACATGAACACGATAAAGAAGCTCCGGGTCAAGGTCAAGCAGGGTGAGACTTTGCAGGAGGGATTTGACAAGATTAAAGCGCGACaagacaaggagctggggACTGTCAAGGAGAAACTGAGGAGCAAGGAATCTGAGTTGATGAGtctgaaggaggaggtgaaaaTTCTGAAGAAGAACGTCTCACAATCGGGGAAGTTGGACAATCCCGAGTTGAGggtggagctggaggacctCAAGAAGTCTCGCGACGCCTTAAAGAAGGAAAATTCAGAGCTATCCAATGATCTAGAGGAGGTGAAAAAGTCTCGTGATACACTGCAAAGATCTCGAGAGACCCTTCAGGCATCCCATACGACTCTTCAGGAGACCCACGACCAGCTGAAAAACACTCTGAACACATCCTCTCTGTCATCCCAGACGTTGATTGCTGATCTCAAGCTCGAAATCTCTCGTCTCGAGACACGTGTAGAGCACTACAGAGGGCTGAACGAAGAGGCTACTGCCCGCAACTCGGATGAGAATACTGCTAAACTGCTTAACCAGATTGAGAATCTCAACTCGCAGCACTCTCATTCTCAGGACAACTGGCGAAGTGTGGAGCTTTCGTTACAGGGCAAGATTTCAaagctcgaggaggaagtggaGGAGTGCAAGTCGCGTGAGGCTGCCTTgatgaagaaaaacaagGCATTGCAGAATGATCTGCGTGctgagagagaagaaattGCTAATCTCCAAGACGAGCTAGGAGCTGTCAATGAGCAGATCTTCAAGAGCAAACGACAGGTTGAGACACTACGAGAAGAGCTGAAGGAATGTTTAGCTAATGAGAAAGATGACATTCCTGTATCTGAACCTGTTTCGGTGCCTTCCATTGCTAAGTCCCAACACGCTGAAGAAATGGAGAAGCTTACTCTCAAGATTGCGGCATTAGAAGAGCAGCTTGAGGAGCGAAACATGCGTCTTGCTGCTCGTGATGAAGCAGATATGGCAGTGACATCTCCTCTGGAGGCAGAGTCTCCTTTTGGGGGTGTTCCCACATCTCCTTCTGACACTTTTGACCGCTCTTTCTCTTACGATCGCTCTTTCGGCTCATTTGAACGGCTGCAAGATGTCGATCAGTTAACTGAGCTAGACTCGCGACGGTCTGGAACTGGTCCCTCTATCCAAGTCATCGGAAGAATGAGTTCTCAAGTGCGAAAACTCACGTCCGAAGTCAGTAACCTCAAAGAGGAATTGGTGCGGGTGGTCGGAGAAAAGGACGAGGCCTCGCGTGAAGTGGTGAGGCTGATGACCGAAAACGATGACTTGTTGGAGTCCAAAATCAAGCTGGATGCGGTGGAGGGAAGACTAGATGCGATGGAAAAACGTGAATCTCAAGCTCTGGGTATGCTCGGCgaaaaggaggaaaagatCAACGAGCTGAGAGCAGATATCGCAGACATGAAGGAGCTTTACTCAAGGCAGATCAGCGATCTGGTTGACCAGTTGGTGGAGGCGAAGAAGTAG
- a CDS encoding uncharacterized protein (Compare to YALI0A09724g, similar to uniprot|P25336 Saccharomyces cerevisiae YCR092c MSH3 DNA mismatch repair protein) — protein sequence MKRSKQATLSRFFKKPKTGADAVHTEAVIGKKPTDSGSPAEQKDAKSPQQVTDEPPLEPVTVTTDVVAMDTQPDLSIGSEINSKSRPKSLASFKSGKSINTDHNPELKQKFRAKLELVRNKNDEDLPVITKKTKLNATEFQWYEIKKQHRDTLLFVQVGYKYHIYGDDAEIAHAQTRLFLSPGITNLKDIGNDGVVQQGSKYIKLAYSSFPVHRIDFYTKQLVEKGFKVGHVQQMEVAALKNVENKKGPMIRELTNTFTKGTYIESGNGGSVNDVQYSSYLVALHESKGDKPTVTLLATEVSTGDVIWDSFNDDYVKSELEIRLLTLAPCEILNCGVSSSTLKMCQKYMHRNKGRLAEMNVLEEEVEDPDAQVALFFEGKANAGTCSTVLELPAMVKTLILATSRYLTHCKLDSLFLLTNNFTRYTGSYMRLSANTVASLELFANTTDHTAKGSLFWVLNRCLTVFGSRELKKWVSRPLTDRTAILQRLSAVEAIIKSIYGAESDELTTLINKLVKLLKPIPDLSKMLMRLHYGQLNRKEVYLLLRELLFVAQEFKPGSGDKYIDTNPVLGEIFNSLGIHVSDIEKLLEEINPDAARQDEALTFFVTDPPSLVDRKKDLKKVEAELQIELLALRAELNRPKLQYSSVAGIDYLIEVANKDTKKLPLEWTKISGTKSVSRFRTPTLNSLVKRHEYCVEKLKAACDIEFNMFRSRCATHYEFFRSMVVAMSQFDCLFALAKVSGQSGWVKADYVDEGGIDLKDSRHVITEKLMTNYISNDIKIRCPTVVTGPNMGGKSSLVRQIALSVLLAHIGCYVPASKAQIPITDSILCRMGAQDNIMSGQSTFMVELCECAEILRNATSKSLVLLDEIGRGTTTTDGIAIAHSVLKHFIELEALTLFITHYPLGQLLDSEDSNKCDLVHMDITNTNPPIFTYKMKPGSATDSYGLNVAGLAGIPQAIINRAEEMGKDMKHDVMYQEGVRMLTDIKKVM from the coding sequence ATGAAACGATCGAAACAAGCGACACTGAGTCGATTTTTCAAGAAGCCCAAAACAGGGGCCGACGCTGTGCACACCGAAGCGGTGATCGGCAAAAAACCTACAGACTCTGGTTCTCCAGCTGAGCAAAAGGACGCCAAATCACCTCAGCAAGTCACAGATGAGCCGCCCCTGGAGCCGGTGACAGTAACGACAGACGTCGTTGCCATGGACACGCAGCCTGATTTATCAATTGGATCTgaaatcaactccaagtcTCGTCCAAAATCCTTGGCGAGTTTCAAGAGCGGCAAGTCAATTAACACTGATCACAACCCTGAGCTCAAGCAGAAGTTCAGAGCGAAGCTCGAGCTAGTTAGAAACAAGAATGATGAAGACTTGCCAGTGATTACGAAAAAGACGAAGCTGAACGCTACAGAGTTCCAGTGGTACGAAatcaagaagcagcatCGAGACACATTGTTGTTTGTGCAGGTGGGCTACAAATACCATATCTACGGCGATGACGCAGAAATTGCTCACGCCCAAACACGCCTATTCCTCAGTCCAGGTATCACAAACCTGAAGGATATCGGAAACGATGGAGTAGTCCAACAAGGCAGCAAGTACATCAAGCTAGCCTACTCCTCGTTTCCAGTGCACAGAATCGACTTTTACACGAAACAACTGGTTGAGAAGGGATTCAAGGTGGGCCATGTGcagcagatggaggtggcagCATTGAAGAATGTTGAGAACAAAAAGGGACCTATGATCAGAGAACTCACCAACACGTTCACTAAGGGAACATATATCGAGAGTGGAAATGGGGGCAGTGTGAATGATGTGCAGTACTCCTCGTACTTAGTGGCATTGCACGAGAGCAAGGGGGACAAGCCTACTGTCACATTGCTCGCTACGGAGGTGTCTACTGGTGACGTCATCTGGGACTCGTTCAATGATGACTACGTAAAGTCCGAACTCGAGATAAGGCTTTTGACGTTAGCACCATGCGAAATTTTGAACTGCGGCGTTAGCTCGAGTACGCTCAAAATGTGCCAGAAGTATATGCATCGGAACAAGGGTCGACTGGCTGAGATGAATGTTCttgaggaggaagtggaAGATCCAGATGCCCAGGTCGCACTGTTCTTTGAGGGAAAAGCAAATGCAGGTACTTGTTCTACTGTTCTGGAACTACCTGCCATGGTGAAAACACTGATCCTCGCTACTTCGCGCTACCTTACCCATTGTAAGCTCGACTCACTCTTTTTGTTGACAAACAACTTCACTAGATACACAGGCAGCTACATGCGCCTCTCGGCCAATACAGTGGCATCCTTGGAGCTGTTTGCTAATACCACAGATCACACAGCTAAGGGTTCATTATTCTGGGTTCTGAACAGATGTCTTACTGTTTTCGGCAGCCGTGAGCTCAAGAAGTGGGTATCGCGGCCTCTTACCGACAGAACTGCGATTCTTCAACGACTTAGTGCGGTGGAAGCTATCATCAAAAGCATATATGGAGCTGAATCAGACGAGCTGACCACGTTGATCAACAAGTTGGTGAAGCTCCTCAAACCTATTCCTGACCTTAGCAAGATGCTCATGAGACTCCACTACGGTCAGCTCAACAGAAAGGAGGTGTATTTACTGCTTCGGGAACTGTTGTTTGTTGCCCAAGAGTTCAAGCCTGGCAGTGGCGACAAGTACATCGACACCAACCCTGTGTTAGGTGAAATTTTTAATTCTCTGGGTATTCACGTGAGTGATATTGAGAAacttctggaggagattaACCCTGATGCAGCGCGACAAGACGAGGCTCTCACGTTCTTTGTGACCGACCCCCCGAGCTTGGTAGATCGCAAGAAAGACCTTAAGAAAGTGGAAGCCGAGCTTCAAATTGAGTTGCTAGCACTCCGAGCGGAACTCAACCGCCCCAAGCTGCAATACTCTTCCGTGGCTGGTATTGATTACTTGATTGAAGTTGCAAACAAGGACACCAAGAAGCTACCTCTTGAATGGACGAAGATTAGTGGCACAAAGTCTGTGTCACGATTCAGGACACCCACGCTCAACAGTCTAGTTAAGAGGCACGAATACTGCGTGGAGAAACTCAAGGCTGCCTGCGATATCGAGTTCAACATGTTCCGGTCGCGGTGTGCCACCCACTATGAGTTCTTCAGATCTATGGTTGTAGCCATGTCTCAATTCGACTGCCTATTTGCATTGGCTAAGGTCAGTGGACAGTCGGGGTGGGTCAAGGCAGACTACGTCGACGAAGGTGGTATTGACTTGAAGGATTCCCGCCACGTAATCACCGAGAAGCTGATGACCAATTACATCTCCAATGACATCAAAATTAGATGCCCTACCGTCGTTACAGGCCCTAACATGGGAGGTAAGTCAAGTTTGGTCCGACAGATCGCTCTATCAGTTCTCCTGGCACATATCGGGTGCTACGTGCCTGCCTCGAAGGCCCAGATTCCTATCACAGACTCTATCCTGTGTCGTATGGGGGCTCAGGATAACATTATGAGTGGCCAATCTACCTTCATGGTGGAGTTGTGTGAATGTGCAGAGATTCTCAGGAATGCTACCAGCAAATCTCTAGTATTACTGGATGAGATTGGCCGAGGAACCACCACTACAGATGGTATCGCGATTGCTCATTCTGTACTGAAACATTTCATCGAGCTTGAAGCATTGACATTATTTATTACTCATTATCCCCTAGGTCAGTTGCTTGATAGTGAAGATAGCAATAAGTGCGACCTCGTGCACATGGATATtaccaacaccaacccTCCCATTTTCACATACAAGATGAAGCCTGGCAGTGCCACAGACAGCTATGGTCTAAACGTGGCTGGACTAGCTGGTATTCCCCAAGCTATCATCAACAGAGCCGAAGAAATGGGCAAAGATATGAAGCACGATGTTATGTATCAGGAAGGAGTGAGAATGCTCACTGATATCAAAAAGGTGATGTGA
- a CDS encoding uncharacterized protein (Compare to YALI0A09746g, similar to Saccharomyces cerevisiae PSF1 (YDR013W); ancestral locus Anc_3.234, similar to uniprot|Q12488 Saccharomyces cerevisiae YDR013w similarity to human hypothetical KIAA0186 protein) — translation MGWDLTHLHTNSKTRRDLFRLFSVSTFQPNMLGDTALKLVHDSRRTAALDLLPAYQEELVRGVCREIRQLDASINKTQDEPGYDPQDRVAHCNLLVQHLAMRRDKRCLLAYQFTRARRMNEAAWKQTEEPNLNGNEQEYMKAYEDLIVDIKGPYTDIDLTGSLEPPNDVFIDVRVLQSVGEVQTEYGVFNLEKDSQFFVRRSDVQTLLLQGYLKEI, via the coding sequence ATGGGCTGGGACCTAACCCATCTGCACACCAACTCAAAAACGCGTCGCGATTTATTTCGGCTTTTTTCCGTATCAACTTTTCAACCCAACATGCTGGGAGACACGGCCCTCAAACTGGTGCACGATTCGCGCCGAACTGCTGCCCTTGATTTGCTTCCAGCGTATCAGGAAGAGCTGGTTCGTGGTGTGTGCCGAGAAATTCGCCAACTGGATGcctccatcaacaagacACAGGATGAACCGGGATACGACCCACAAGATCGAGTGGCCCATTGCAACCTCCTGGTACAGCATCTCGCCATGCGACGAGACAAACGCTGCTTGTTGGCATATCAATTCACGCGTGCCCGGCGTATGAATGAAGCCGCATGGAAACAGACGGAGGAACCAAACCTCAACGGTAATGAGCAGGAGTACATGAAGGCGTATGAGGATCTCATTGTTGACATCAAGGGCCCGTACACCGATATCGATCTGACAGGATCATTGGAGCCTCCCAACGATGTGTTCATTGATGTTAGAGTGTTGCAAAGCGTGGGCGAGGTACAAACTGAATACGGAGTGTTCAACCTTGAGAAAGATTCGCAATTTTTTGTTCGGCGAAGTGATGTCCAGACATTGTTACTTCAGGGCTACTTGAAAGAGATTTAG